One Gopherus evgoodei ecotype Sinaloan lineage chromosome 1, rGopEvg1_v1.p, whole genome shotgun sequence genomic window, ACTGCCTTCCCCTTTTTACCAGCTGTAAGGGCAAGCAACAGGAggatggggcagagaggagcgagtgggggagggggatcttggggaaggaagaggcagtgtgggaggggacctcagggggaagaggccgTGCGAGGGCCAGGGGAAGCAGTGTGAAGGTGGGAGAAGGGgctctgcagggagtgggggcatgGTTCAGGTTCCTGTGAGCCCCCCCACATTTTTAGGGTGCTTTCAccactcctggcccaaacactcATTCTGTGTCAGTTGTTATGCTGGGTTATCCGAACATGAGCAATTACAGTCACAGACATGCATGCCTCCTATAGTTTCTATCAGAGAAGaagagattcttcttcacttcctgtcctaaactcctTAGCAGTAgagctggtctctctctctctctctccccgcagcCCCCATAGGTATATAATTACATTTCATGAAACTTTTTGAAAGTTCAAAGTTGTTTCCCTGTCACATGGTTTAAAAAGCAAACCTACTtgtggtggttgtttttaaaatgcattttttccaccaaaaaatTGTTATTAAACCAGCCACTGAAATGATAGGAGCGCCTACCAAACTTCGCTATACATGGAAAATGTCAATAATCATTTCGATAAACATTTGGatttaaaaagtgacaaataATTGTGACGAACgaaacatttcaaaaaagagATGAGGTCGGGgaaggtaatagcttttattggaccaatttatgTTGGTGAAAGGGCCAAGCTTTGcggctacacagagctcttcttcagctccggGAAAGGGACTTACAATGTCATCGCTCAGTACAAGGGTGTAACAGATCAGGAGTTGGCAGATTTCCCAAGAGACCCTCTGCCTGTAGCTGCTAGCCACAGAGGGTCTATGACACACCATTAAGCAGATTTCCCAAGAGACTGTTCAAGGTGAGGTGGGCAGTTAACGCGCCTACAGTCCTAGGGCAAAGGAGGGTTAGCAGAGTGGGTTACAGACAGTGATCGGTGATGTGATCGCTGAGTATTGTGGGatcaaatgtattattattacgTTAAGTTATTCTTATCTCATATGTACACAGTGCTGACGAAACAGGGGGATGCTGCAGCGTTACCTGGAACCATTCATCACCAAGTGAATAATGCCTGTTTGTTTGAAAAGCCACTGAGCAGTCATAAAAAATGACCAATTTTCCCTGATTTATGCTGCAGATGAGTAACTACTGCCTTCTGCCCTTAAAAGGGAAGGAACGTGCACTATCTTTCATTCATCCATTTATCTACTGTTCTTCATTCTTCCCTTTCTGAAAACTTGACTTGGTGAGTAAGTTTGTGCTGCCAAACCCCCCCTGCTCTTGGTTAGTttactccccttctctctctctctctcacacacacacacacagagagagagagagagagagagagagattttgtaaGCAATGGCACTGGTACTTTGCCTCCAATTCACTCTGCAAGCCAGGCCAGCCCAAGCCTTAGGGCCATTAGCTGGAGAGACTCAGACCCAGCTTCTTCTGCCCAAGCGATGAGCATGAGGCTTGGTGCACACAGGTCAGGTGAGTCACCAACTCAACAGCTCATTTTGCTTGATGCCAGCGGTCACAGCTGCCACTCTGGCTCAGCAGCAAGGCGCTCTGACTGGCTGGAGCAGTCAAGTGCAGCACGCCCCTCCCTGTCTGCTCTGTAATTATTCGTGTGCATGCTGCAGTCCCGTTACTGCCGCGTGCCGGGATGGCTCATTGATAAGACTCTACGAACTTGGTCGTCGCTGTGAACAATCATTGCACGGGGAAGAAGAAGGAAGCAGCCaaaaggcagggggaggggactcGGATTTTCTGTTAACTGCTTGCTGCCCTATTCGAAAAACATGGGACTGGAGGAGCAGTACCCTGCGCTCCACCTCACGGAAATGTGTCTACAATGTGGGGGGCTATTGCTGTAGGGTTTAGGAATGAACTCTTTGTTTACTACAGGAGAGCAAAAAAATCAAGACCTTTGTTTGACCACATCTCTTAAaagcccacccagctctgcctaaTCTCTGTCAGTCTCACTGTAGCATTCCCAGAGCTTCTCACCACCCACCCCATGGGTCAGCCGAGGCCTTTGGCCAGGCTGGGGGCTTCAGTTTCTGATGGCGAGGCAGCAGTGCAGCCCGCCACTCTTCAATTCCCATTGTGCTGACAGGCAAAGCTGCTTTGTGGACACATTTTACACCTGCAACCATGCAGCCTTGCTGGTGGATGGCTGACAAGGGCTGTAACTGGGGCAAATCACCAAAGGAGAGAAGGCCCTAGAGAGACGTTTATCCCAGATATCTCTGCAGCCACCTCCACGTACTGAAAGACTATATGTTCCAGGCTTAGGGGGTGGGTTCTGCCAGCTGTATTTAAGTTGAGGAGTTAGTACCTTTCCCTGGGgcagcccactgaaatcaagagggCTGCTTCCAGAGCAAAGTGCTTCTGGACGTAAGGGTTCACAATCGAACAATACTCCGAATCGTGCCTTTCATTCGGGGCTGTCTGTGCACTTTCTCCACTGTACAGATGTAGACTGAGGCCCAATAATGCTTTGGCAGCTTTCCCTGCCTGGGTCACAGAGCAAAGCTGGGAAAGGAACAgagtcccagtcccctgctccaatcactaggCCATGCTCTCCCTCCAACTCTTTGCTCACATTCTCCTATACAATTTAATAGTTGTTTTCAGCAAGGACTCATTACAGGGACCACAGGGATCTAACTGTCCCTTGTATGGCTTAGCAACGCCATTGAAATGATGGGGTTAGTGAGGTTCAGTGTTTTGTTTCAGCGTCCCAAACTCCCAGCACGACTCGCTGCAGGAGTATGTCTACAGGCAGCACATACCCCTATGTGGGGAGGTTTAGCGGTCCAACCAAGTAACCCCAGCGGAAAGTACTCAGCTTCAACCTAAAGGCAGCTCTTTGAAACAGCCACGCGCCAGAAAATCAAACCCAGATGTACCTCTGGGCTTGATCCTtctcccactggagtcaacagAAGGGTTGCTTTGGGCTCCAATGGGCAGAAGGAATCCGATTCAAAGAGAAGgcctgagtctcatttacaccaaGGCCTCTTTCTACCAGGAGCAGAGATGGGATTTTTGCCCGCTTTCAGCCGCCTTTACGCTGCCAGTGGCCTAAGCATCCTGTGAAACCACCCACAGAAACTAAATCAGACTAAATTTCTCTGCCATTGAACCAAATGGGGACTCCCCGGAAGAAAGTGGGGTGGGTACCGTGCGAATCAAAGAGGAGGCATTCCAAGTCTGCCACCTGACTGGGGGGCATTCCACAGGGCTTAGTTTGCAATGAAAGAGGCGCCGGAGCTCTGGCACttattttacattcataactgatacagcaagcccagaggtgccggggctataaACTGCCTGCCAAGCCTCGAGGTACCAGGCTCAGCAATGCAAGCCCAGGCACAAATTAAGTGCTCACGTTCCGACTCTGCCATTCGACTGCGGGGCAATGGAAGCACACTGTGTTTTCCATTCTCCCTTTGCTCAGACTTGAACTTGCCTCTCACTTGATGGAGCTAATTAAGATGGAAAAACCAAAGCACAACACTCTAACTATTACACGCAGCCCGGATGCAGTGCACGCTGTACGGCTGATTTCAGTACAGTGTATCAAAGGCTGCAATACACCGCCTGGGTTGAGGCAGATCCCAACAAGTGCAGCCTACACGATCAGTCCACACTAGCAGGCTTGGGCTTATTTGCAGAATAAACCCAagcacctccctgctccctcctgaaTCTTCCCCTTGAATCTTGTAGTATTTAGCTCTGATCTTCAAGCTATTCCCTTATCATTTTTTTGGTGCACAGACATTGCAGAAGTGGCTCTGCATTGGGAATTGGGGACTTCAGTGGGTTAATGGTCTATGTTCCAGACCTCTAAAAAAAATATCAAGCCATTTCTTAGCCAATCTCACTTTGAAAATTAGTTTAGACTCTGCCTCAAATTAAGATTTTGGGGGTAAAATTCCAGCCAGAGGTGCCACCATAAGGGGTCAGGGTTTCAGTTGTGTAGAGGATTTGTGCTGGTCTTCTGGATGGAGGTGGAATTTCATCCCTAATTAATTATTTTGTGGAATAATAACTAAGTAAATGGGCAGATTCCCTCAGAacatctcaaagcaccttacacTAATTCTTTAACAATCACAACCCTGCTGTGAGGTAAGAAAGCATTATGCTCCCCAatatacaaatggggaaactgaggcacaaagcagtcACATGGTGAATTGGTAGCAGAGCCTAGAATGGAACCCAGCAGCTATAGCTGCTAGTTCTCTGGTCTACTCAGCAGGCCACACTGTCCTGGTACAAAACAGCCACGTGAAGTAGCTCAGGTGGTGGAGCTCAGCATGGCTGGTTAAACACATGACTTACCGCGCTGCCACAGGGAATGTCCTTAACTTTGAGCCAGGCCAGATCTAAGGTCCCCTCTCCCCTGTAGCAGGACTGAAGCCTTTCTTTGATGCGGTCATTGATCTTTTTCAGGACGAAGATGCACAGAGCAGACTCATCCAAGGACTTCATTTTCCTCTTCTGCCCCTTGGAGAAGACTGTGAAAAGGATATCGTCGTCGGGGCTGGCACCCAAGGATCTGGCCAAGATGGCACCTGCCTTAGATAAATGGGCTGCTTGGAGGAGCCGATACTCCACCCCATTCTTCTCGCAGCCAATGGGCACCTCAACGTAGGAGTTGAAGGCTGCGTCCTCCTTGCAGAGCCGGACCAGCTTGGAGGTGTAGACCTGCTCCTTGGTGGTGGAGCCAGGCGGGGAGATCATCTCAGGCTGCAGGGTAAGAAAGTAGACGAAGTTGCCGCTGCTGAAGCCGTAGATGTAGTAGATGTCGAAGTCTGGGATGATGGTGAACGTGTCTGAGGGGATCTTGATCATGGAGGCCACAAACTCGTCGTGAAAGACATAAGCAAACATCCCATCTGCCTCGGAGTTCTTGGTGAGCTTCCTGCTGGAGATGGTAGGGAAGTACTCCGGCTTGCCGTCCACGGCTGTGGCGATGAACAGCTTGTCATCCATGTGGCTGTAAGAAACAATGACTCCAAAAACAGAGCCACTCTCGTTTACCCCAGAGAGGTAATGCTCCTTCTTATGGAAGGGCTCTCCCAACTTGAAGAGGTCCTCCAGCCTCAAGAGCTTGCAGATCCCCTGGTAAAGGCTCCCACAGGCGATCAACCTGTTCTCCTTGTAGTCTATCAGGAGCATCTTGTTGATGTTGTTAGTGAGAGTCAAGGGTTCATTGCAAGTCTGGACTATCCTGGGAGGATAGCACTTTGGGTTATCCTCATCTGGACCAGTCTGGTGGGTCACCAGAACTTTTAGGTCACTGGAGAGTTTGTAGATCCTGTTGACGGCCCCCAAGTAAATGTGCCCAGTTCTTTCATCAACCACCAAGTGGTTAAAAGTCCCCTCTGCCTGTTCTCCAGGGAAAGTGGCAAAGGGCCTCTTTGGATGAGGCGGCTGTTGCCTAGCGAGGGATGACATCATGGGAGATAGGAGCAGGTGGGAAATCAGGCAAGTCCATTTCCACATGGCCGCCGACATGGTTAGAAAGTTTTGTATTCCCAAGCGAATGAGGATGCGGAGCGGCAAGTGTTTTCAAAGTCCCTTCGTGGATTTTGTCCTACaagaaaagggagaggaaaacaaAAGTATATTTACTATGGAGTATTTCCCACCCCTCCAGCCTTCAAAACCATGTCATCCTCAGAGCATATTTAATTGCTAATGCCACCTTTCTCATCTCTGCTCTCGCTCTATAAAACCAGCACAAAGGAACCCTCCTGGAAGGAAAAGACTGGCAGAAATCTCATGCCAGATTAAtaaccagccacacacacacacaccccataacACAATAGAGAAATGCATTGGAAGTAAGCATAATGTAAAGGATTAATGGTCACAGATATGGATGAGTATTTGCATTACGAAGCCCTGGCTTTGACAGGGGTCCCTTTATGCTAGGCAATATATATAGGCACACAGTTCCTGTCCCTGCATTTACAATCCAAACAGACAAGACAGGATGAATTATGGTTCtctttttacagatggaaaacttgAGTAGAAGAGAGAttcagtgacttacccaaggaatgggtggcagagataggaattaaacccagatcttctgaaGCCAAGGTCAGTGCCTTAACCACCCTTTATCTCTGATAGAGAGTCACCTCTTACCTAGAAGTAACTAATAGAGCcaatgtccctccctccctcttctcctggtgctgttccactttgtataaattaaatattcataGAACCAGAGAGGAGAAAGCTAGAAAGAGACACTGACTCTATAGCCTGTTTTTTGGCCCTGACCTAGGACATGGGACACTAGGTttaggtccctgctccaaatcagatAGGGCAGGAACTTTTTTTCTGCATCAGAATGAAATCAAAATTTTGAAACCTTGAAATCTTTCATGAAACAAAACTGTTTTCTGTTCAGCCCCAGTGGGAACCCAAACCTTTCGATTTCACCCCTTGGAGCTGCAGTTTTTAGTGCTGCCAAAGACGATACATATACTGGCACTCTGCATCCTTCTagcctgtctacactatgcatgTAAAGGAGTTTCCCAACACAATTGTTCTGCATCACTGCAAACCCTGAATGGTGCTTTAACTGTGTAGGTTTAAAGAGACAGCTGTAAGTTGGCAGAGGTTTTAAACACACAGCTAAGTTCCCCTCTTTACTTGGAGACAGAACCCTGTTTTACCCATGTTTGAAGACAGCTCCATTGTTACTGGGTTCTCTAACATAGTTGCATTTGTATGGTGTCGCAGTCCTAAGGCCTCTATTctaacatggtgtctgtatggccaatagTTGGTCATCTAGAGGTCACactggtaccgtgtgcaacaccaTGGTGCTGTGTGCAATCTTaaggtgcggtgtgcaacattagagTGCCGTGTGCAGTTTCccgctctttttgcctggtcacccaggggtcaggttagtgctgtgtgcataacaccagCGTGCCGTGAGCAGAGGGGCCCAATCTGACCAatcgtagttcagttcaaacggtcagattagggttgtgtgcaaaaccatgctagtgtgctgggtgcagcttctagtgtgccgtgtgcaaatTCTATCTACGTAGAGGGCGCCAGCTTGGAGCCTGAAAGGTGacggagctagggaccaatcagattttgacaagtgtaaaagggcctttgaataaaaccatgcctcatgccagaatctgcaggagtatccatgtactgactgaaggacctgatcaacccttccgccaggggtctcctccggatatagccggctcgggacgtgacatttattttttcaaagttttcttcTACGGATTATggattcggtatgcttctggtgtcGGTACTGCGGTTCAGCTGCGCCTGGGGtacggtacttgctttctaattttctgtgactactctgtgctttgctttgtctcttcttttttccctcccttatttGGTGCAGAACTGTATATTGTTGTTATTTGGTATAAAGTGTGTATCGATAGCATATGAAAAGTTGAATTGTTGTATTAATAGCTATCGGTGTATTTTATGATATTTGGTTAATGTGCGCAGAGTTCGTTTAATTTGGTGGATTTACCTTGATTTTTAAAgagcagataattttgaattatttggttccttgttaatggatgtaaatagattgcttcaagTTGTGTGAATGTTCTTGTTCTAATCATACTGCTAGTTGGtagaagtgctcctccccagcccaagttgtgatttttctccctgttaataaacggccacgtggtgttttgaagtttcaGTCTGTCTGgtcttaattttcctctctcaattaaaaaattcaccAAACTCGCATTAGGGACAGACATATGATAGCCAGGACCTGTgaaactgcccctcctcctcttcatagCTGCTTATTTAACAAAAGCTAGTTCAGGTGCTTTGAGTCCTGCAGAGCTAATACAGCTACCGGAGACTGAGCTGGATTTCATTCTGGCTCACACATCACATGCAGAACTTTCAGCTAAGTGCTGAGCGCAAAAGTCTTATTAAAGGCAACTATTAGAGCAGGCTCCAAATCAAAGACAGTCACAAACCACACACCCCTGACCATTAAGCTGTTCAAAGCCTGGGTCGGACTTTCACAAAGTGCCCCTTTTCTCTTTGTCAGGAGCAGAAGCAAAACTCCTTTGGAACCCATCTCAAAGGGCAAAGCTCTACCACCCCTACTCATGCCGAGTTGTTCCACTGATATAAATGGTGTTAATTATGAAACACAGATGGTGAAATCTGGTGCCAAGGATTTCAAGTGGCAAGGTGAACACAGCAGGATTTTTGGATCCCAGAGAGTTGAAGGTGCGGCTAAGGCCTTAGAACGACTGGGCTAGAGCTACACCTAGTGTGAATCCACTAACATCAATGGAGCTACaaataggggggagggatatctcagtggtttgagcattggcctgataaacccagggttgtgagctcaatccttgagggatctggggattggtcctgctttgagcagtgggctGGATTAgaggatctcctgaggtcccttccaaccctgatattctatgacttacatcagctgagggtctggcctatCTTCTTGTGACTTGGAAGCTGATCAGATCTCACCAGAAAGCCACACAGAAGGAATAAATCTGGCATCCCACAGTCACTTTTCCGAGTATTTACGCAATTCAGTTTTACACAAAAATCTCACAAAGGACAGTTGCATTTctctccccactcacccccacctTTAATTTTCCAGCTGCTGCATTTGACACACGCTGGGCAGAGGTCATGCTGAGTTTACTTGAGGCATGTTTACTTTGGCCTTCTGGTCcaacaaatattttgaaaatcaagTTTACACGACAAAGTTCAAGAGACTCCCTCTCTCTCGCTCTCATCAGTGAGAAActgttctctctgcagccagccaGTCACACAGGGCTGTAAGCAGGACTTTCAATAATCTTTattatgatggatagagttgtcataaacagatagctaagggttaatgttcttttacctgtaaagggttaacccagggaaccaaacacctgaccagaggaccaatcaggaaacaagactttttcaaatctgggtggagggaagttttgggtgtgagtcctttgttcttggtctgttccttttcttggctctgagagtgatttttctatctccaggttttctaatcttctgtttccaagttgtaagtacaaggatagtaagacaataggtttatattggtttttttgtatttacatgtgtgtagttgctggactgtgttaaattgtattcttttggaataaggctgtttattcactttttttcttaagcaattgaccctgtatattgtcacctttatacagagactatttttaatgtccttttttctttctttttatataaagctttctttttaagacctgttggagtttttctttagtggggactcctgggaattgagtctgcagctcaccagggaattggtgggaggaagaagtcagggggaaaatctctttgtgttagatttactaagcctgactttgcatcccctctgggtgagggggaagagagattagctctctcggtacttgtgtttccaggactggaagcagggaatctcctagggtcgtccagggaggggagcctgggaggaagtaacaaggaaacaagggggttatttccctttgttgtaagactcaaggcatctgagtctgggggtcccccagggaaggttttggggagaccacagtgagctaggcactgtataattcctagctggtggcagcgataccaggtccaagctggtaactgagcttggaggttttcattctaacacccatattttggatgctaaggtccagatctgggaagaaatgttatgacaagagTGGCGAAGGGATGAGTTGTCCCTGTGCAGCGATTCCTCTTCAGCTCCTGTCTCAAAGGAGAAAGCTGGACCCAGTGTTCTGAAATGTCACACGGTGTCCCCAAAAACTAGTTCTTGTCACTTGTGAATTACAATCTGTGTTTCTAATGGTTGCCTAGACACCGGGGTGATTGGAGCACTAGAAATACATAAGGGGAAAAGCGTCTTTTAAGAGAAGTTTTCATtactttttcccctctctcagcCCTGCAAAGTCAGCACAGCTACAGGATAAGGAAACAGGTTCTATGGAGGCTCATGGGCCAAGCATCACACTGTTAaccaaggccccaatcctgcagtgagGTCTGCCTATACAGAGCTCATGGTTGGGTCAGGAAGCTACGGTCCAAACGCAAAGGAAAATTCATCCCATGGTAGCAGCTAGGCAAGCTGACTGAAAACAACTTGGCTACATGGGGTTATGGAGAACACATGGCAGCCTGAAGAAGCTTGGGGGCATAAgccagaaagaacccagcttgactttcagatgccACAACTACTTTTACAGAGTACAAAGTGCACTTCATAGGGAAAGTCTTCACATACAGGAAGTAGTCTGACAAGTGTCTGCCCTGCCAGTCACTGAATAAGACAGCTCCTGGCCCGAGATGTTCATCATCTAAACAGATGGGgcgttggggggagggggaaatacacTGGCAGACTGGCCGGGGGGAGGTTCTGCCTTAGAGGTTTGGTTGGTTTCTTTATTGCAGTGTGAGGGGCAGGCAACACTTAGTGATTTGAGAGATTCATAAAAGAAAGGAGGGTTGACAAAGGTGAACACCCGATGTCTTAAAAGAGGGAGTGCTAGGCACAGGGACATCAGAGCTGAAAGCACTCAGGAGATATAgggtctattcctgactctgccactgagctgctgtgtgaccttgggaacatcccttcacctctctgtttctcctcccaccttttgtcttgtTAGTCTGTCAGTTCTTCAGGACACAGACTGTCTGTTACTATGTAAATATACAGCATCAAGCATAATGGGGACCCAAAGTCTGATGGAGCCTCTGGGTGCTACAGTCATTGTTTgggtttattaaaaaacaacaacaaagtgtTTATCACAGCATAGGGCAGAGACATGGATGCCTGTAATTAGTTATTTACTGAGCAGAGAGTGGGCAGCGTTCCTGCCACATCTTAGATGAGGcaccagagagaaagagagtgttgTGCATCTCAAAATTCTTATCACCCACATCAGGGGATGGTGAAATTACAGCCACTGAGAAGACAGAAACAATACAGTGCAGTAAGAATACCCAGCTTGTCACTCCGCAGGGCCTGAAAGAGACTGATTAGAAAACAAATaaacatgaaaacaaaagatAGGAAGGGAGCAGAAAATGAGATCTGGCATTCAGGCTTTGATctattccagtggttctcaaagtgtgggtcaggactccaaagtgggtcacaactccattttaatggggttgccagggctggcttagacttgctagggcccaggcctgaagcccaagcccaacCGCCTGGGGCTGAATCCGAAGCCCAAGGGCGGCAgcgctcaggttacaggccctctgcctggggttgaagtgcttgggcttcagctttgccccTCCACACCACCCAGGGCAATGGGGTTCGGGCAGGCTCAAGCTTCAGTCCTACCTTCTGGGgtcatatagtaatttttgttgtcagaagggggtcgcggtgcaatgaagtttgagaccccCCTGATCTGTTTGCTTAccagggaaaacaaaaaaccaaaaaacccagagCCCAAGTCAGCCTCATGCAGAGAACTACAGTGCAACCCACACTTAAGGATTTGACTACGCGTGAAGGTGTGGCCTGTGCAGACTTAatgtcccagcatgcaatgctctaTCTTGATCCAAGTTGACTGTCAAGCTAGGTtagtgcatgctgggacctgtagtcCATTGAAATAATATGCAAATTACAGGCACTGTATCTCAAGTTACTGGGTGCTCCTCAGCTGAGACACTGAGATGCAGTATTGAGCGATCACATCTGCGCTGCCTGGGTATCCACACAGCACTGAGCAATACCCCCAAAGCTccgtcccagcatgcactgggctcAATGGAAAATCTGAGATGAGTTCTCTATGTTTCTTCACCCCCACCGGATTTTGGAGCAAGTGGGCTGGGGCAGATTGCCCTCTTCCATGGAAAACTCTCCATGGTGCCCCTTGCAGAGTCTCTTGGGCGGCATCCCCTCAGAGGCTGCAGCCAATCCAGTGCAGGGACAGCTGCCTGTACATGCTGCTCTGCTGGCCTGACCTACCTCTGCGTGCCCCTCCCACACCAGAGCAAAGAGGACACTGCAAGACCTAACGAAGCatccagcagcactagcagctCACAGTATTTCCTGGGTGCCACCACTAGACAGAGCAGCCAGTCCCTCTACCACACCCCCTAGGCccatatggccctgatcctgcacaacCTCCATGGGGTGccagagaaggaaggagaggaagataTCGCtcaccctttctgcaccccaaagGGGAGCTGCGCCAGAGCAGAGGCTACATTGTGCATCAAAATGGCACCTGGGAACCTAGGAATTGTCAGACTGGACCAGACCCAAGGTCCAACTAGTGCAGTGTCTTATCACCATCAAAGACCATTACCTGCTGCTTCGGAGGAAGGTGAATGAATCCCACAGTAGCAGAAGCAGGACAATCTGTCCCCCACATTCAGTCTCTCCCTGGTTAGAGGATACCATTAGGCTCTTCCTCAGGAACCTCCAGTGGGGGATTCCAAAGACAGGACAGCATGCAGCCCTCTGGGAAGAGGTCAGCGAATCCCATGGTGAGGGCGAAGTTTAGGTGCAATGGGGCTACATGCAACTCATGTGATATCAAACTACAACACAAGGCATAGTAAGCTCATCCTCAAAACGCGGCAAGTTTCAATGGGAAAAATGAAACAAGCTCCAAGGAAGGAGAGGGTGAATTTGAAAGCAGTTTGTACACGGGGGGGGGCAAGGGGTTGGCATGTGAATCTGGAGCACTGCACAGGGTGGGGTGAGTGCCAAGCCAAAGCAGGGGGAAAATTTGGGCTTGGATTTGGATTCAGCAGCACCAAAGTCACACAAAAGACTGAACTCACTTCACAagctgtggcaggggctcagatTTAAAGCAGTCTGTGCTGGAGCCCAACCCTGATTTCCCCTGACTGCTATTGTAAACTTTGCCATGAATCTCTGCCCCACCACAGCTGGATCATCCCCCTGGCGTAAACATGGGAGATTCAACATTCCTCCTTTTGTGACACACACCCGCTTCTGGTATGAACAGGTGGGAAACAGATGAGATCAACAGATCTTGATTATAGTCCCATCCAACTGCAGAGATTGTGAAAGATCAGCTGTGAGATTTGGGCCCCTTGGGGGCTGATCCTCTGCCAGAACAATCACTGATGATATTCCAGCTGCACTGGGCCAAGACAGACCCCTTTGGGTTCGAGATTAGCTAGGTGCTGAAAATCAAAGGACAGGTTTGAATCTAGGATACGAACGAGACACCATCCCACAACCATAGGAGTTAGGGGGGTTCTCATCCAACAACTCCAGCCTCCCAACTGGTCTGTGATTAGAGAGAGAGT contains:
- the PLXNA4 gene encoding plexin-A4 isoform X3 — its product is MSAAMWKWTCLISHLLLSPMMSSLARQQPPHPKRPFATFPGEQAEGTFNHLVVDERTGHIYLGAVNRIYKLSSDLKVLVTHQTGPDEDNPKCYPPRIVQTCNEPLTLTNNINKMLLIDYKENRLIACGSLYQGICKLLRLEDLFKLGEPFHKKEHYLSGVNESGSVFGVIVSYSHMDDKLFIATAVDGKPEYFPTISSRKLTKNSEADGMFAYVFHDEFVASMIKIPSDTFTIIPDFDIYYIYGFSSGNFVYFLTLQPEMISPPGSTTKEQVYTSKLVRLCKEDAAFNSYVEVPIGCEKNGVEYRLLQAAHLSKAGAILARSLGASPDDDILFTVFSKGQKRKMKSLDESALCIFVLKKINDRIKERLQSCYRGEGTLDLAWLKVKDIPCGSALLTIDDNFCGLDMNAPLGVSEMVRGLPIFTEDGDRMTSVIAYVYKNHSLAFVGTKSGKMKKKYQACLVWSSLPCSHGGLPWSTKICSLGTVSVLN
- the PLXNA4 gene encoding plexin-A4 isoform X2; this encodes MSAAMWKWTCLISHLLLSPMMSSLARQQPPHPKRPFATFPGEQAEGTFNHLVVDERTGHIYLGAVNRIYKLSSDLKVLVTHQTGPDEDNPKCYPPRIVQTCNEPLTLTNNINKMLLIDYKENRLIACGSLYQGICKLLRLEDLFKLGEPFHKKEHYLSGVNESGSVFGVIVSYSHMDDKLFIATAVDGKPEYFPTISSRKLTKNSEADGMFAYVFHDEFVASMIKIPSDTFTIIPDFDIYYIYGFSSGNFVYFLTLQPEMISPPGSTTKEQVYTSKLVRLCKEDAAFNSYVEVPIGCEKNGVEYRLLQAAHLSKAGAILARSLGASPDDDILFTVFSKGQKRKMKSLDESALCIFVLKKINDRIKERLQSCYRGEGTLDLAWLKVKDIPCGSALLTIDDNFCGLDMNAPLGVSEMVRGLPIFTEDGDRMTSVIAYVYKNHSLAFVGTKSGKMKKIRVDGPTNGALEYEIVQVVDTGPILRDMVFSVDHEHLYIMSEKQLARVPVESCGQYKTCSTCLGSGDPHCGWCVLHNTCTRKEQCERSSEPRRFASEMKQCVRLTVHPNNISVSQYNVLLVLETYNVPELSAGVNCTFEDLSEMDGLVVGNQIQCISPAAKEVPQIIMENGDHHIVQLQLKSKETGMTFASTSFVFYNCSVHNSCLSCVESPYRCHWCKYRHVCTHDPRSCSFQEGRVKLPEGYHTGWAADHAQDPPECSLPFSAATSLQP